The genomic interval GATTGgatctagaaatgttcagaagtTTGAATATTCAGGCTGCACTATGAAATACTGATTTCATCTGAAACCACACACATGCTGCTACACTCCACATGCAACAAAAACGTCTAATGATGTATAGAACCTGTGAGAAGTAACTTATATATTGCCTCCTACATTTCACACCAGAAGCTGTGCAAGCACACGGCACCGTTTACACACCACAGAAACTGTGACTGTGAAAACTGGCCCACACAATCTGTGACTCACACAATCTTGGTTTCCGAAAGGACAATCTGGCCAAGGGGAAAGACGACTCTAATGGTGACGTCAGAGGAGAAAGGAACAAGGTCAGCTGGAGAAAGGCCAGCCAGATGACAgggcaggacacacacactgactgacactcaaacacacactcttcacaTGCGGAAACAAACGACCATTTTCTCATGGCCAGTGACTGAGTGCATTTCACAGATAAACATTCAGTGTCTGCCACCATTTACAAGCCTCACAAGTCTGCAGAAAAAGAAGGTTTGTCGAACGTTTTTCTGCTCAGTGGTGCTGATTAGTTGCAGGTTTGCAATTTAGTTTAAAGGAACATCAGTTCTTGGCTTAGTCTTGAGAGAAACAGCTGGATGTCTGCTGCAGATCATATTAGAGTGATGAAAGTGTAAAGAAGAATTCAAAATATTGCCAGAGAGAGTGTttagttttctctttgttttgtaaaaaagaaatcaccTCATGCACTATTTTAACACCTAATGATAATTAAAGTTTTCTCCAGTGTAAATTACACACATTTTGCTCTTTGCATGCAAATATTCAAAAAACCCCTTCAGCTGTTTCTTACCTGAGTTACGTGAAGGTGGCAGGGCCATCGAGGTCGGGTAGCCTCCATTTGAATGGTTGTCGTCTCCAAAGTCAAAGATAGGTTTGGGTTTAGGTGTGTATTCACGTCTTGGTCGACTCTGAGCCTcattcatcctttaaaaaaagataaacaaatataaaatgacaTATGCAAACATCCAGAATAAATACAGAACGTTATATGAAGTCACTTGAACTGAACTGGAAGCAGACTTGAGGACAGCTCTTTGCAGAAAGCTGCACACTCACATGAACTATAGAGAATGTTGGTTTTTGTGCGTGTCAGGTTTCTGTACTTCACCTGTCTCGGAGTTTGTCAGAAAGCTCCTCCAGCACCTGCACAGCCTGCCTGTGGTACTGCAGCTGTGACTCCACCAGAGAAGAGAGCTGGCTCACCTGCTCGATCtacacgcagacacacaaacacacataagtaCCACACTAACACAGGACAATCAGTGCAACTGTACTTCAACTTCTGAATCTGTCATTGCAATGGATAAACAGTTACATTATcaagaaaagtaaataaaagcccGAGTGTTGAAGTACAGAGACACTCTGCATCCTGGAGATCAGCATCTTAAAGcttattacatttctttattctttggaattttgtaataataatgtaaatggTCTCACACGCACAGCTTTACCAATGCATAACATTTGAATAGACATAAGGAACAATATCAAAAAGGCTGACACAGGAGAAAACACAGGAAATATGAATCAGACTCACATCCCTCATATAGCACTTGTCACATTCACATAGCCAAACTGTCCTCAATATAAAAAACTAACTGCTTGATTGCTTTGCAGGAGCATAATTATACTCACAAACCAATTTTGACATGCATGCACTTAGATGTACCCTCTAACCTGTCTAGTTTGCCTTTGCCATTTACAGAGCAGGCACATTTTCCAGTTCCTAAACCCAAATTGtgattaaatgttgtttaactGTTTAACTGTCTATTTAAAGACCTGTGTATCTCTCAGAGTTGCATTGTGCTGAATGGGTGTGTCCTTACTCTTACTAGTGTAACTATTGAAGTGTGTTTGTCCTGTGGGTGTGTACTGGAAAGCAGGATAAAGTCAATGCAAGATATGTCACATATGTAGCAGGCTGCAATTGAGTGCCCGACCAACCTGGGGTTTGTGAGGCCAATACTAACTTACGATGGGAATAGTGTATTGAAAAATAGACTTTCTTAGAttgtgtagcacttttctagaCTTCTGACGTCTGAAACAGctgtttacactgcatgtcacattcacacactgatggcaaaggCTGCCATGTATGTATGTTTCAATAACTGATTTTGTAAAAACATATAACCCgatacactttaaaaacaaaacgtgtcattttaaatacataGTCTATAAATACTGCAGACTTCATATTTAAGGGTCAGggactgttttatttgatttgtataCTGCCATAAGGACTACAGAGACCGCATATCAAGATTGTTTATCTGATGCTTGTCAATGTGTTCAAAGTGGGTAAATGTTACAAATAACTGAATGCTGCTGCTTTCCACCAGCTTTTAACCATCTGGGTTATTACactataataatgataattctgttttaatcctaaaagcctAGCCAGGGACAGGGGTTGCAAATGAGCCAAAGCTAGAAACTTTtatgcatggcatctactttctatttaacatatgaagcaatgttttctgcatgtgtccctgtttgataaacaaacaaacaaaaacaaaactaggACACACTGGCTTTTAGGATGTAGATGCGCCTCATAAACATTAACTGTACACACTGAGTAGAGATAAACCGGTCCTTACATCAGTCTCCAGCAGGTTGTACATGCTCGTCTCTGCCACTTCCTTTGACTCATGAAACTTCTCCAGGGCCTGTCGAACCTCCTCGTCTGGGATCTTGCCCTGGCGCTTTTTCTTGTAGTCGTAGTCCAGGCGACGGCCTTCCAACTTCTTCAGGTGGTGCTGAGGTGGTGATAGCCGATGTTTAGGAGAGAGCAAATAACTAACAACCATCTTGCATTAAATGAAAATCAGGCAGTTTTActatcatgtttttaatgtttaaacaatgagagagattaaaaacaagtgtaGTATCAGAGTACCTGTATCTCTCTGAGGTCCTTGTCACACAGTCCTTGCAATGGATCAATGAAGTTCTGTTTGACATCAATATCTAGAGAATCTTTGACTTCTGCCAATCTCTTCATGGATTCTCCAACATCTACTAACGCTCCACCTAATCcacaaagacagagatgaaTAGCTCGGTGAGAAGAgtatatttataaagcacaatcACACGTTCAGACCACTCACATAGAAACAGAAAGTGTAAAACAAACCCCTCACACACAGACCTGAGACCAAAAGATAGAAATACATAACTTAAACTAGTTTAACAAAAAATCCTGAGCCACTTAAATAGTTTGGGTTATCTATCAGTCAGTATTTGAAACCACACAAGCACAACCATGCGCACCCAAAAACCCCATAATAACAAACCACAACATTCCTCAGtatacacaaataaacaaacacgtCTCACCAAAGTTAGTCTCCTCTCCGAGTTCCTTTCCAAACTTGCCCATACACTCTCCCAGCAGCCCCTCAGCCTGAGGGTAGCCGGGGTTCTTCACCTGACCACGGATCTTAGACATGGTGTTCAACATGGACAGTTTGGCCCGCGATGCTATGAGAGGAGGGGAAACTTATTTCATCCAACAGTTCAAAGTGTCTAAATAAAtgccaaaaataagaaatgaaaagCTGCTCACCGGGGTTGGGCTGAAGGTATTCTGACGTTTTGGAGATTACCTCCACTACTGCTTTACTGGTCACATCTACTTTCtacaaatcacaacaaacacacatacaacacaatCGACAAAGAAGcaactacaaccacagacaTCAAGAAAAGGAAGTGTACTGAAACATTCTAACCATTGCTTGCATTTGCTTAATCGTAAATCAAGTTTGAGTATTTGAGATATTGTGGATGATCAACTAATAAATGTGGCTGCAACCAATCGTAATGATCCTAATAATAATGCTTTTTATTATCTATTTATCTGCTAATTATTCTCCATCTGTATCTGATTATGTATCTGATATTATTAGAATTTTGGTtaaaattacacattttgatcAATACTCAACATTAACAATATTCAATTAAAgcttttcctttgaataaatgcG from Labrus mixtus chromosome 3, fLabMix1.1, whole genome shotgun sequence carries:
- the sh3gl1b gene encoding SH3-domain GRB2-like 1b isoform X1; this translates as MSVAGLKKQFYKASQMVSEKVGGAEGTKLDDDFRDLERKVDVTSKAVVEVISKTSEYLQPNPASRAKLSMLNTMSKIRGQVKNPGYPQAEGLLGECMGKFGKELGEETNFGGALVDVGESMKRLAEVKDSLDIDVKQNFIDPLQGLCDKDLREIQHHLKKLEGRRLDYDYKKKRQGKIPDEEVRQALEKFHESKEVAETSMYNLLETDIEQVSQLSSLVESQLQYHRQAVQVLEELSDKLRDRMNEAQSRPRREYTPKPKPIFDFGDDNHSNGGYPTSMALPPSRNSESSFPLARLSFRKPRLSPEQPSCKALYDFDPENEGELGFREGDIITLTNQIDENWYEGMLNSQSGFFPLNYVEVLVPLPH
- the sh3gl1b gene encoding SH3-domain GRB2-like 1b isoform X2; amino-acid sequence: MSVAGLKKQFYKASQMVSEKVGGAEGTKLDDDFRDLERKVDVTSKAVVEVISKTSEYLQPNPASRAKLSMLNTMSKIRGQVKNPGYPQAEGLLGECMGKFGKELGEETNFGGALVDVGESMKRLAEVKDSLDIDVKQNFIDPLQGLCDKDLREIQHHLKKLEGRRLDYDYKKKRQGKIPDEEVRQALEKFHESKEVAETSMYNLLETDIEQVSQLSSLVESQLQYHRQAVQVLEELSDKLRDRMNEAQSRPRREYTPKPKPIFDFGDDNHSNGGYPTSMALPPSRNSAPEQPSCKALYDFDPENEGELGFREGDIITLTNQIDENWYEGMLNSQSGFFPLNYVEVLVPLPH